In Polynucleobacter arcticus, the following proteins share a genomic window:
- a CDS encoding glucan ABC transporter ATP-binding protein/ permease, producing the protein MSLIRIYTRALKMLDSDRNLAWILAFANLALAVTLFAEPILFGKVINTLASTEASKASSLWNDVAPLLIVWVLFGFFTIGTSTLVALFSDRLAHRQRHKVFGEYFEHVLHMPLKQQSQTHSGRLMKIMLAGTDTLWWLWLSFFREHLSAFISLIILIPLALYMNWQLALVLISLCLFFGLLTHFILRKTQDLQHAIESHHSDLAELASDTLSNIALVQSFSRIQVEVKALHGISQKVLRAQLPVLSWWAIVTVLTKSATTLSILCIVVLGSWLYAQSLITIGEIVTFIAFAGIFIGRLEQIVTFANKLATDAPRLQEFFGILDTSPDIQNIPNAIDPGRCVGLIQFDQVCFTYNNRHKAIDRLSFTANPGETIALVGASGAGKSTALSLLYRAFDTQSGQITIDGIDIKNFDLSALRRNIGVVFQEPLLFNRSIVENLLVGAPDASEMEIRIACLRAQALDFIERQPEGFDTIIGERGRILSGGERQRLSIARALLKDPPILVLDEATSALDGATEENLIKAMSEVMRTRTTLVIAHRLSTIKNADMILVMEAGRIIETGTYQSLCEKSSQFNKMVNIQLGLKNP; encoded by the coding sequence ATGAGCCTGATCAGAATATACACACGTGCATTAAAAATGCTCGACTCAGACAGAAATCTTGCCTGGATATTAGCGTTTGCAAATCTAGCACTCGCCGTGACACTGTTTGCTGAACCGATACTATTTGGCAAGGTGATCAATACGCTTGCAAGCACTGAAGCTTCTAAGGCTTCCTCACTATGGAATGATGTTGCACCTTTATTAATTGTTTGGGTGCTTTTTGGTTTTTTTACGATTGGCACTTCAACACTAGTTGCTCTATTTTCAGATCGCCTCGCGCATCGCCAACGACATAAAGTATTTGGTGAATACTTTGAGCATGTATTACACATGCCCTTAAAACAGCAGTCTCAAACCCACTCAGGTCGGCTGATGAAAATCATGCTGGCAGGTACAGATACCCTCTGGTGGCTTTGGCTCAGCTTTTTTCGTGAACACCTATCCGCTTTTATTTCTTTAATCATTTTGATTCCATTGGCGCTGTATATGAATTGGCAGCTTGCTTTGGTACTCATCAGCCTGTGTTTATTCTTTGGATTACTCACCCACTTCATCTTACGAAAAACGCAAGATCTCCAGCACGCCATTGAAAGTCATCATTCGGATTTAGCTGAATTAGCCTCGGATACTCTGAGCAATATTGCACTAGTGCAGAGTTTTTCTAGAATTCAGGTTGAAGTGAAAGCGCTTCATGGCATCAGCCAGAAAGTACTGAGAGCGCAATTGCCTGTTCTTTCCTGGTGGGCAATAGTCACCGTACTGACAAAATCTGCAACCACGCTCAGCATTCTCTGTATTGTTGTTTTGGGATCATGGCTTTATGCGCAATCCCTCATCACCATAGGTGAAATTGTTACCTTCATTGCTTTTGCAGGGATTTTTATTGGTCGCTTAGAGCAAATCGTCACATTTGCTAATAAGCTGGCTACAGACGCGCCCCGTTTACAAGAGTTTTTTGGAATTCTAGATACATCGCCAGATATTCAGAATATTCCGAATGCAATAGACCCAGGACGATGTGTTGGTTTGATTCAATTTGATCAGGTTTGCTTTACCTATAACAATCGGCATAAGGCCATTGATAGATTGAGTTTTACTGCAAATCCAGGTGAGACCATTGCCTTAGTTGGCGCCTCTGGTGCAGGAAAATCTACTGCGCTGAGCCTACTGTATCGCGCCTTTGATACCCAGTCTGGACAGATCACTATAGATGGTATTGATATCAAAAATTTCGATCTATCAGCGCTGCGTAGGAATATCGGCGTGGTCTTTCAGGAACCCCTGCTATTTAATCGCTCCATCGTTGAAAATCTTCTCGTTGGCGCACCAGATGCGAGCGAAATGGAAATACGAATAGCCTGTCTACGAGCGCAAGCCCTTGATTTCATTGAAAGACAACCAGAGGGTTTTGATACCATCATCGGTGAAAGAGGACGAATTTTATCTGGGGGCGAGAGGCAACGACTGTCAATTGCACGTGCCTTACTGAAAGATCCCCCTATTCTCGTTCTAGATGAAGCTACTAGCGCATTGGATGGGGCTACTGAAGAGAACTTGATTAAAGCCATGAGCGAGGTGATGCGCACTCGAACCACCTTAGTCATTGCACACAGGCTCAGCACGATTAAAAATGCAGATATGATTTTAGTAATGGAAGCCGGCAGAATTATCGAAACCGGAACTTATCAATCTCTGTGTGAAAAAAGTAGCCAATTTAATAAAATGGTCAACATTCAATTGGGTTTAAAAAATCCATGA
- a CDS encoding class I SAM-dependent methyltransferase: MNTFSTDWLSLREGVDHRSRNPALQQQVLSYLEQVGSVKNDPIHIIDLGSGTGSNLRALAPLIQHSQNWTLVDYDPLLLMAAREKLCAWADSVSDGAPHGHLDSNATRPVTLVKNNHEINVIFLQKDLAGDLQSVLSKPADLITAAAFFDLVAVGWLEQFCRALKTPLYTVLTYNGQETWLPVDPWDSKILEAFHHHQGSDKGFGSAAGPLALTTLEQLLRKEGFKVVTGSSPWVLGPNDSLLIQELAAGTAKAAAETTLVSNAIAQQWGESRAQSPKCEIGHDDLFARY, encoded by the coding sequence ATGAATACATTCTCAACTGATTGGCTAAGCTTACGTGAGGGCGTAGATCACCGTTCACGTAATCCTGCTTTGCAACAGCAAGTACTGAGCTATTTAGAGCAAGTTGGAAGCGTAAAAAACGATCCTATTCATATTATCGACCTAGGATCAGGCACAGGCTCTAATCTACGCGCCCTAGCGCCATTGATCCAGCATAGTCAGAACTGGACTCTAGTTGATTACGACCCACTACTGTTGATGGCGGCCCGAGAAAAACTGTGCGCCTGGGCAGATAGCGTCTCTGATGGGGCGCCTCATGGTCATTTGGATAGTAATGCTACTAGGCCAGTAACTTTAGTGAAAAATAATCATGAGATTAATGTCATTTTTTTACAGAAGGATCTTGCTGGTGATCTTCAGTCTGTACTATCTAAACCAGCAGATTTGATTACTGCAGCAGCATTTTTTGATTTAGTCGCAGTTGGCTGGTTAGAGCAATTTTGCAGAGCATTAAAAACGCCTCTTTATACGGTCTTAACGTATAACGGCCAAGAAACATGGCTACCGGTAGATCCCTGGGATAGCAAGATTCTGGAAGCATTCCACCATCATCAAGGATCCGATAAGGGTTTTGGATCTGCTGCAGGACCCCTAGCACTCACGACTTTGGAGCAACTACTGAGAAAAGAAGGATTTAAGGTAGTAACCGGATCAAGTCCCTGGGTACTAGGTCCAAATGACTCCTTATTGATTCAGGAATTAGCCGCCGGCACCGCCAAAGCTGCCGCAGAAACCACCCTGGTTAGCAATGCCATTGCACAACAGTGGGGGGAAAGTCGCGCTCAATCTCCAAAATGTGAGATTGGTCATGATGATTTGTTTGCAAGGTATTAA
- a CDS encoding DsbA family oxidoreductase yields MIQIQIWADFECPYSYFQTIALCKLKDQYPDKIDVVWRAFELSPVDQNTKPSQTYIDNLESARKELIVAEENLKILTPQFLTYTWLAQECVCYANTQGLSLTLARKLFDAFFLEGLDITHEETVIQIASNIGINPQHLRAAIDDGTLSKHVMQDEQEFRTYGFQGLPAMLIGEKDFSPKSFMPVSGYQTLEEVIRLLPSSALK; encoded by the coding sequence ATGATTCAAATTCAAATATGGGCAGATTTTGAGTGCCCTTATTCTTATTTTCAAACAATTGCTTTATGTAAGCTCAAGGATCAGTATCCAGACAAGATTGATGTTGTGTGGAGAGCATTTGAATTAAGTCCTGTTGATCAAAATACAAAACCTTCCCAAACATACATTGATAATTTGGAGAGTGCTCGGAAAGAGCTCATTGTTGCAGAAGAAAATCTGAAGATATTGACACCGCAATTTTTAACCTATACCTGGCTTGCACAGGAATGCGTTTGCTATGCCAATACTCAGGGACTTTCATTGACTCTCGCTAGAAAATTGTTTGATGCATTTTTCTTAGAGGGGCTTGATATTACTCATGAAGAAACGGTGATTCAGATTGCCAGCAACATTGGTATCAATCCCCAGCATTTGAGAGCGGCAATCGACGATGGCACCTTGAGCAAGCATGTGATGCAAGATGAGCAAGAGTTCAGGACATATGGATTTCAGGGGCTACCTGCAATGCTCATTGGAGAAAAAGATTTTTCTCCAAAAAGTTTTATGCCAGTCTCAGGTTATCAAACTCTTGAAGAGGTCATTCGACTGCTTCCAAGTAGCGCTCTGAAGTAA
- a CDS encoding SUMF1/EgtB/PvdO family nonheme iron enzyme: MPEFSTEDYLLYAPYPSSSTMGHWLEETNQITRHILSNISEAEHLVPQLNILNPPLWELGHLTWFHEFWVHRDGQENKPSLLEDADYLFNSSEIAHEDRWSTSTPCLSDLLEYNHGVIEKTKQLLHNPVDTKTAYFIQLAIFHQDMHNEAFAYMWQTLGYPGPFPPFSPFVTPSILEDQVQTWIEFPKSTIKAGSDRGSGFIFDNEKWGHSQDLPAFAISSNPITNADYLAFLESETNLSETKPVSSPSHWKKDGESWFERFFQEWLPLNPASAVRHISYLDAQRFCELQKLRLPNEHELSVLMSQKQDIWQPSYLWEWTSSTFLPFPGFSADPYKDYSLPWFDGTYQVLKGGSLYTPDRLKRVAMRNFYQRDRSDHFCGFRTCLG, translated from the coding sequence ATGCCCGAATTTTCGACCGAGGACTACCTTCTGTATGCACCATACCCGTCGTCATCGACCATGGGGCACTGGCTTGAAGAAACGAATCAGATTACCCGTCACATTCTGAGCAATATTTCAGAAGCAGAACACTTAGTCCCTCAGCTAAACATTCTCAACCCCCCTCTTTGGGAATTAGGTCATTTAACCTGGTTTCATGAGTTTTGGGTGCATCGGGATGGGCAAGAAAACAAACCATCATTGCTGGAAGATGCAGATTACTTGTTTAACTCATCAGAGATAGCCCATGAAGATCGCTGGTCCACGTCAACACCATGCCTAAGTGATCTTTTGGAATATAACCACGGCGTCATCGAGAAAACCAAGCAGCTACTTCATAATCCAGTGGATACAAAAACTGCCTACTTTATTCAGTTGGCAATTTTTCATCAGGATATGCATAACGAAGCATTTGCTTATATGTGGCAGACATTGGGCTACCCTGGGCCATTTCCCCCATTTTCTCCCTTTGTAACTCCGAGCATTCTGGAGGATCAGGTGCAGACTTGGATTGAGTTTCCGAAGTCGACTATCAAAGCAGGGTCGGATCGCGGCTCAGGCTTTATTTTTGATAATGAAAAATGGGGTCACTCTCAGGATCTTCCTGCGTTTGCCATTTCAAGCAATCCTATTACTAATGCCGATTACTTGGCATTCCTAGAATCTGAAACCAATCTTTCAGAAACAAAGCCAGTCTCATCACCGTCGCATTGGAAAAAAGATGGGGAATCTTGGTTTGAGCGATTCTTTCAAGAATGGCTACCTTTAAATCCCGCATCAGCAGTGCGCCATATTAGCTACCTAGATGCCCAGCGCTTTTGCGAACTTCAAAAATTGCGTCTGCCCAATGAACATGAGCTCAGTGTATTAATGTCTCAAAAACAAGATATTTGGCAGCCCTCCTATTTATGGGAATGGACCAGCAGCACCTTTCTGCCTTTTCCTGGATTTAGTGCCGATCCGTATAAGGACTACTCACTCCCTTGGTTTGATGGCACTTATCAAGTACTCAAGGGTGGCAGTCTGTACACACCCGATCGCTTAAAAAGGGTAGCAATGCGGAATTTCTATCAGCGTGATCGCAGTGATCATTTTTGCGGCTTTCGTACGTGCTTAGGCTAA
- the selD gene encoding selenide, water dikinase SelD encodes MTTPYNGRLTSLSHGGGCGCKIAPGVLSDILKASPIRNLPAALLAGSDNNEDAAVYQINDHQAIVATTDFFMPIVDDPFEFGRIAATNAISDIYAMGAQPLFALALLGMPISVLPLDVIQQITAGGESVCNDAGIMIAGGHSIDTVEPIYGLVAIGVVDPKKLKRNNGAQAGDSIILSKPLGVGILSAALKKEVLSPAGYQEMIALTTKLNKPGVALAQLEGVHALTDVTGFGLAGHLLEMARGSELMAQVQWDAIPVVQEAIEHVKADIFTGASTRNWVGYGSEVQLANNLALWQQHLLTDPQTSGGLLIACAPEQEAEVLSILNMGGFASAQKIGHFTAGTGLSVV; translated from the coding sequence ATGACTACTCCTTATAACGGCCGCCTTACCTCTTTATCTCATGGTGGAGGCTGTGGCTGCAAAATTGCACCCGGTGTCTTAAGCGATATCCTAAAAGCCTCACCAATACGTAATTTACCTGCCGCACTATTGGCTGGCTCTGACAATAATGAAGATGCCGCTGTCTACCAAATCAACGATCATCAGGCGATTGTTGCGACAACGGATTTCTTCATGCCCATTGTGGATGATCCATTTGAGTTTGGTCGTATTGCCGCAACCAATGCAATTTCCGATATTTATGCAATGGGTGCACAGCCCCTTTTTGCACTCGCCCTCCTAGGCATGCCTATTTCAGTTTTACCCTTAGATGTGATTCAACAAATTACTGCTGGCGGAGAGTCCGTCTGCAATGATGCAGGCATCATGATTGCTGGTGGCCACTCGATTGATACTGTGGAGCCCATTTATGGCTTGGTAGCTATTGGTGTAGTGGATCCAAAAAAACTCAAACGCAATAATGGCGCTCAAGCGGGCGACAGCATCATTCTGAGCAAACCATTGGGTGTGGGCATACTTTCTGCAGCGTTAAAGAAAGAGGTGCTCTCCCCTGCAGGCTATCAAGAGATGATTGCTCTGACCACTAAATTAAATAAGCCTGGCGTTGCTCTCGCTCAGCTTGAGGGTGTGCATGCCTTGACCGATGTCACAGGCTTTGGCTTGGCAGGGCATCTTCTAGAAATGGCCAGAGGATCCGAATTAATGGCGCAGGTTCAGTGGGATGCTATTCCCGTAGTTCAGGAGGCAATTGAGCATGTCAAAGCCGATATCTTTACAGGTGCTTCCACGCGCAATTGGGTGGGTTATGGCAGTGAAGTGCAGCTTGCAAACAATTTAGCACTGTGGCAACAACACTTATTGACCGATCCTCAGACTAGTGGCGGCCTTCTCATCGCTTGCGCTCCAGAACAAGAAGCCGAAGTCCTCTCTATCTTAAATATGGGAGGCTTTGCTAGCGCCCAAAAAATTGGTCACTTTACTGCAGGTACTGGATTATCCGTTGTGTAA
- the senB gene encoding selenoneine biosynthesis selenosugar synthase SenB, which translates to MTALRWQGFLEKLGYLVEVTESWSGDDTAVLIALHAYRSHQSIVRFKETYPNRPVVLILTGTDLYRDMENHREVIQSMQLADRLIVLQSSALDLIPPSLLDKAQVIYQSVEINAPSPTPKEDFLVSIIGHLRDEKDPFCIVRSLPLLPSDSKIQVRHLGQAMSAPMAEFAKQCNTTLDRYQWIGEVSHLNALQILSQSRLMVISSRMEGGAHVVSEAIALGIPVIASDIPGNRGLLGDDYPGYFPVGDAKALADLLYRAETMPTFYASLQQQIDLRKEWIHPAREKQSIQELVSGLV; encoded by the coding sequence ATGACCGCTTTACGCTGGCAAGGGTTTTTGGAGAAGCTTGGGTATTTGGTTGAGGTGACTGAGTCTTGGTCTGGGGACGATACTGCTGTATTAATAGCGCTTCATGCCTATCGTAGTCATCAATCGATTGTGCGCTTTAAAGAAACATATCCTAATAGACCGGTTGTCTTGATTTTGACCGGTACTGATTTGTATCGGGATATGGAAAATCATCGTGAGGTGATTCAATCAATGCAGCTGGCGGATCGGTTAATCGTCTTACAGTCATCGGCATTGGATTTGATACCACCCAGTCTGCTAGATAAAGCCCAAGTCATCTATCAATCAGTTGAGATTAATGCACCTAGCCCGACCCCGAAAGAAGATTTTCTAGTCAGCATCATTGGTCACTTAAGAGATGAAAAGGATCCCTTTTGCATAGTGCGAAGCTTGCCACTATTACCCTCGGATTCCAAAATTCAAGTACGGCATTTGGGTCAGGCGATGAGTGCCCCAATGGCAGAGTTTGCTAAACAATGTAATACAACGCTCGATCGCTACCAATGGATTGGAGAGGTAAGCCATCTAAATGCGTTACAGATACTTTCCCAAAGTCGCCTAATGGTCATTTCTAGTCGCATGGAAGGCGGTGCCCATGTGGTTTCCGAGGCGATTGCACTCGGTATTCCGGTGATCGCCTCTGATATCCCAGGCAATCGCGGTTTACTGGGAGATGATTATCCTGGCTACTTTCCAGTGGGAGATGCAAAAGCACTCGCTGATCTTTTGTATCGAGCAGAAACAATGCCTACCTTCTACGCTTCACTACAACAGCAGATTGATTTACGAAAAGAATGGATTCATCCAGCGCGTGAGAAGCAGTCTATCCAAGAGCTGGTAAGTGGCTTGGTATAA
- a CDS encoding glutathione S-transferase — MALKYAGIELEHREIELRNKPQSMLLVSPKGTVPVLCVDGLILDQSLDIMRWALQQSDPDHWGKVDELIAQAWIEKNDGPFKVLLDQYKYPNRYSEQSPEFNPELVLHAAIELMLQPMESALQTGQYLMGNKLTWIDIAIFPFIRQFSMVNPQQFEGLPFSLVKQWLNHHIESELFHSVMHKHPSWIDE, encoded by the coding sequence ATGGCATTGAAATACGCTGGTATTGAGCTTGAGCATCGGGAGATTGAACTGCGTAATAAGCCGCAGTCCATGCTGCTGGTATCACCCAAAGGAACGGTTCCCGTATTGTGTGTGGATGGGCTTATTTTGGATCAAAGTCTGGACATCATGCGTTGGGCCTTACAACAGTCTGATCCAGATCATTGGGGAAAAGTCGATGAACTTATCGCTCAAGCGTGGATTGAAAAAAATGACGGCCCGTTTAAAGTGCTATTGGACCAATACAAATATCCAAACCGCTATTCAGAGCAAAGCCCAGAATTCAACCCAGAGCTAGTGTTGCATGCCGCAATAGAACTCATGCTTCAACCCATGGAGAGCGCACTACAAACTGGCCAGTATCTGATGGGAAACAAACTGACTTGGATAGACATTGCCATCTTCCCATTCATCCGGCAGTTTTCGATGGTCAATCCGCAACAATTTGAAGGGTTGCCGTTTTCCTTAGTGAAGCAATGGCTCAATCACCACATTGAATCTGAGTTGTTTCATTCGGTAATGCACAAACATCCATCTTGGATTGATGAATAA
- a CDS encoding RrF2 family transcriptional regulator, with amino-acid sequence MRISSKSKIAFDVILDIAAHTEHGHAISMPLISQRHGLSLSYLELIFAVLKSSGMIRSHRGPGGGYSLVRQPETISLKDIVTAIDGEPNPGAELGAELWVDLQSFMLEKMSQITLDKVLRESNVKIEPSTKGLFCMKPEPKIKVSSKSAEKSLKKSPPKKLKPQLGPNSIFSFGKYLALNKA; translated from the coding sequence ATGAGAATTTCTAGTAAAAGCAAAATCGCCTTTGACGTCATTCTGGACATCGCTGCTCACACTGAGCATGGCCACGCCATTTCCATGCCCCTCATTAGTCAGCGGCACGGACTTTCGCTTTCTTATCTCGAGTTGATCTTCGCGGTATTGAAGTCATCTGGCATGATCAGGAGCCATCGAGGTCCTGGGGGCGGCTACTCTCTCGTTCGTCAGCCAGAGACTATTTCCTTAAAAGATATTGTTACTGCAATTGATGGTGAACCCAATCCTGGCGCAGAATTAGGTGCAGAACTGTGGGTCGATTTGCAAAGCTTTATGCTTGAAAAGATGTCTCAAATCACGCTAGACAAAGTATTGCGTGAGTCAAATGTGAAGATTGAGCCAAGCACCAAAGGCCTATTTTGCATGAAGCCCGAGCCAAAGATTAAGGTCAGTAGTAAGTCCGCTGAAAAATCGTTGAAAAAATCGCCACCTAAAAAGTTGAAGCCTCAGTTAGGCCCTAATTCTATTTTTTCATTTGGCAAGTATTTGGCCCTAAATAAGGCTTAG
- the ahpC gene encoding alkyl hydroperoxide reductase subunit C, which yields MSLINTPVPPFKTQAFHNGKFITVSDETLKGKWSVLVFMPAAFTFNCPTEIEDAADNYAEFQKMGAEVYIITTDTHFSHKVWHETSPAVGKAKFPLVGDPTHTLTRGFGVHIDEEGLALRGTFIINPEGIIKTAEIHSNEIARDISETVRKLKAAQYTAAHPGEVCPAKWKEGAATLTPSLDLVGKI from the coding sequence ATGTCGTTAATTAACACCCCAGTTCCACCATTCAAGACCCAAGCTTTCCACAACGGTAAATTTATTACTGTCTCCGATGAGACTCTCAAAGGTAAATGGTCTGTACTCGTTTTCATGCCAGCAGCTTTTACATTTAACTGCCCAACAGAAATTGAAGATGCGGCTGATAACTATGCTGAATTCCAGAAGATGGGTGCTGAGGTATACATCATTACTACCGATACTCATTTTTCACACAAAGTGTGGCATGAGACTTCACCTGCAGTAGGCAAGGCGAAGTTCCCATTGGTTGGTGATCCAACTCACACACTCACACGTGGTTTTGGTGTACACATTGATGAAGAAGGCTTGGCATTGCGCGGCACATTCATCATCAATCCAGAAGGCATCATCAAGACTGCTGAGATTCATTCCAATGAAATCGCTCGCGACATCTCTGAGACAGTACGTAAGCTTAAGGCTGCTCAATACACAGCAGCTCACCCAGGTGAAGTTTGCCCAGCGAAGTGGAAAGAAGGCGCAGCCACATTGACTCCATCTTTAGATCTCGTAGGCAAGATCTAA
- the ahpF gene encoding alkyl hydroperoxide reductase subunit F — MLDNNIKSQLKAYFEKIVSPIVLEATLDESASSAQMLELLNEVAEQSDKITVKTAGKSQNIPSFTVGKSDETARIAFSGLPMGHEMTSFILAILQSSGYPPKVEQDVIDSIKGLEGKKRFQTFISLSCHNCPDVVQALNLMAALNPNIEHEMIDGALFQGLVDQHQIMAVPTVILNGEVFGQGRMSVEEIAAKLDTSSSARDAEKLSAKAAYDSLIIGGGPAGASAAIYSARKGIRTGVVAQNFGGQVADTVGIENFISVKETEGPKLVMALEQHVKEYDVDLMNLQTAKGLSKTGDEIAITLENGAVLKSKTVILSTGARWREMNVPGEQEYRGKGVAYCPHCDGPLYKGKRVAVIGGGNSGVEAAIDLAGIVDHVTLIEFDTKLRADAVLQKKMYSMPNVTVIMNALSKEVLGANGKVTTLRYEDRANQQMHDVALEGIFVQIGLLPNTDWLKGVIDLSPRGEVIIDQKGETSMPGVFAAGDCTTVPFKQIIIAMGEGAKASLSAFDYLIRS, encoded by the coding sequence ATGTTAGATAACAATATCAAATCCCAACTCAAGGCCTATTTTGAAAAAATAGTGAGCCCGATCGTTCTGGAAGCCACTCTCGATGAGAGCGCCTCATCTGCTCAAATGCTGGAGTTGCTGAACGAGGTTGCGGAGCAATCTGACAAGATCACTGTAAAGACTGCGGGTAAGAGCCAAAATATCCCTAGCTTTACAGTTGGTAAATCCGATGAAACTGCTCGCATTGCATTTTCCGGCTTGCCAATGGGTCATGAGATGACTTCCTTCATCTTGGCAATTTTGCAATCCAGTGGCTATCCACCGAAAGTGGAGCAAGATGTCATCGACAGCATCAAGGGTCTTGAAGGTAAGAAGCGCTTTCAGACATTTATCTCCTTGTCATGCCACAACTGCCCTGATGTAGTGCAGGCCTTAAACCTCATGGCTGCCCTCAATCCGAATATCGAACACGAGATGATCGATGGCGCCCTCTTTCAAGGTTTGGTTGACCAACACCAGATTATGGCAGTACCGACCGTCATTTTGAATGGCGAAGTGTTTGGGCAAGGTCGCATGAGCGTTGAAGAAATTGCTGCCAAACTCGATACCAGCTCCTCAGCACGCGATGCCGAAAAGTTAAGCGCAAAAGCTGCATATGATTCATTGATCATTGGTGGAGGGCCTGCTGGCGCCTCTGCAGCAATCTACTCCGCCAGAAAAGGCATTAGAACAGGAGTTGTGGCTCAAAACTTTGGTGGTCAAGTTGCTGATACTGTAGGTATTGAAAACTTCATCTCGGTTAAAGAGACCGAAGGCCCTAAATTGGTGATGGCACTTGAGCAACACGTGAAGGAATATGACGTCGATCTCATGAACCTACAAACTGCTAAGGGCTTAAGTAAGACTGGTGATGAAATTGCCATTACTTTGGAAAATGGCGCCGTTCTGAAGAGTAAGACCGTAATTCTCAGTACAGGTGCACGCTGGCGCGAAATGAATGTACCCGGAGAGCAAGAGTATCGCGGCAAAGGCGTGGCTTACTGTCCTCACTGTGATGGCCCTTTATACAAAGGTAAGCGCGTAGCAGTGATTGGCGGCGGAAACTCCGGAGTTGAGGCTGCGATTGATTTAGCGGGTATTGTGGATCACGTCACTTTGATTGAGTTTGATACCAAGCTGCGTGCGGATGCGGTACTACAGAAAAAAATGTATAGCATGCCTAACGTTACGGTGATCATGAATGCCTTAAGCAAGGAAGTGTTGGGTGCTAATGGCAAGGTAACCACTCTGCGCTACGAAGATCGTGCTAATCAACAGATGCATGATGTCGCACTAGAAGGGATCTTTGTACAGATTGGTTTACTGCCTAATACTGATTGGCTTAAGGGTGTGATTGATCTTTCTCCTCGCGGTGAAGTCATCATTGATCAAAAGGGTGAAACATCCATGCCTGGCGTGTTTGCAGCTGGAGACTGCACTACAGTTCCCTTCAAGCAAATCATCATCGCTATGGGTGAAGGCGCTAAAGCCTCCCTCTCAGCATTTGATTATTTGATTCGTTCCTAA